A region of Porites lutea chromosome 13, jaPorLute2.1, whole genome shotgun sequence DNA encodes the following proteins:
- the LOC140922898 gene encoding N-acyl-phosphatidylethanolamine-hydrolyzing phospholipase D-like produces MADSREEGENIEKDELQKPMKVNGRYVDPWGTTHFPSKTDVFRWMFKEKNERGIGGGLKDLYRFKTQELERTLPVLTPDSKALSSPPTDAIQVTWLGHATVLVQMDNVNILTDPNLNTYAGPSKSLGMKRYRPPPCTVDELPVIHAVCISHDHYDHLDVKSVIALNQRFGKDLCWFVPMGLKNWMSECGCQNIIELEWWEEAELPEKSQICPKFIFTPSQHWCRRSLTDRNKVLWGSWTIIGARHRFFFAGDSGYCRGFKQIGMKYGPFDFAAIPIGAYKPRWFLQFQHVDPAEAVCIHEDLQSRHSLGIHWGTFPTGKEHYLDPPKDLKEALKSKGIPDSCFFTLKHGETKVIK; encoded by the exons ATGGCGGACAGCAGGGAAGAAGGCGAAAACATCGAAAAGGACGAACTGCAGAAACCAATGAAAGTTAATGGCAGATACGTTGATCCATGGGGGACTACacattttccttcaaaaacAGATGTGTTCAGATGGatgtttaaagagaaaaatgagCGTGGAATCGGAGGTGGTTTGAAAGATCTGTACCGCTTCAAAACGCAG GAGCTTGAAAGAACTCTTCCTGTCTTGACCCCTGACAGTAAAGCTTTGTCATCTCCCCCCACAGATGCCATTCAAGTGACCTGGCTAGGTCATGCCACTGTTTTGGTGCAAATGGACAATGTCAATATCTTAACTGACCCTAACTTAAATACGTATGCCGGGCCTAGCAAGTCATTAGGCATGAAGCGTTATCGACCACCTCCTTGTACAGTGGACGAACTACCAGTGATTCATGCAGTATGCATCAGTCATGATCACTATGACCACTTGGATGTCAAGTCTGTAATTGCCCTTAATCAGAGGTTTGGAAAAGATCTTTGCTGGTTTGTTCCCATGGGACTGAAAAACTGGATGAGTGAATGCGGGTGTCAAAACATCATTGAACTAGAATGGTGGGAGGAAGCTGAACTACCAGAGAAATCGCAAATTTGTCCAAAGTTTATCTTCACTCCCTCGCAGCACTGGTGTCGCAGATCATTGACGGATCGTAATAAAGTGTTATGGGGAAGTTGGACAATAATAGGGGCAAGACATAGATTTTTCTTTGCTGGAGATTCTGGATATTGCAGAGGCTTCAAGCAGATTGGAATGAAGTATGGACCATTTGATTTTGCTGCCATACCTATTGGAGCATATAAGCCAAG GTGGTTTCTACAATTCCAACATGTAGATCCTGCAGAAGCTGTCTGTATTCATGAAGATCTTCAGTCTCGTCATTCATTAGGAATTCACTGGGGCACCTTCCCAACAGGAAAAGAG CATTATTTGGATccacctaaagatcttaaagaAGCTCTCAAGTCTAAAGGGATTCCTGACTCATGCTTTTTCACATTAAAACATGGAGAAACCAAGGTCATAAAATAA